The genomic region GAAAACTTAACAAGAAAGTCAAAATAACAAGTGAAAGCACAAAGAAACTATTTACGAAAGATACTTATAAACTACACATTGATGTACGACAACCaacaacctatttataggctaacaTAAGAGTTTTTAAGCAACATTTTAACAAGCTTAAAACTCTTGGTAAAAGGTTGAATTTATCTCTTGAGATATCTTCAATAATTATCCCATAACTTCGTATACAAGTAAAACAACCAACTTGTTCTTCAAGTGAGATAAGGATAAGGCTTTTGAGAATGTGATTGTCGATCCTTACTCCTCATTCTTTCCAAAATTCAACCAATATCGTTGAGGGTGGATTGAAATATGACTTGAGGATCATTTGTTAACAGAGTAATGCACCATGAAGATCAAAGTAAAAAATGTCAATAATATACTACAACAAGTCTATCAATTAGTGACAACTTTTTTATGTGACGCTCAAAATAATGTTACAAAATATACCTAAAACATGACGAATACAAAGAGCTGtcatgtttaatatttatagtaCATGACAATTTGAAAAACTGTCATTAGTTTATGTTACTAATTGCTTTAGTTTTAGAGAGAAATGCTTTTGTGATGTCCAAGaagtatacatatatgaaaataatatatttctttctaattagtataaatattttaaatgtatatattattgcaaaattttaacaatcaataaaatatcaaattgagaaaatggattttaaaattgacctctataattgataaatatggataattcaaatttttaatgtttaaaaaattaacaaatatagTGATTATCAAGAAGTTAAAAGactgtcaaatatttattcaaattaaataaatattagtggacataaaaaaataagttgatttttttttatgttataagaGTTGACTCATGGTAGAGGTGCTCATGAGTCGGATTGGGTCGAGtttaagtatgatattaacataGTTTATGCTAGTCCAAACCCGGCCCTACTCAAAACATAGGCTTAAAAATTTGCCTAAATCTGCCCATATTTGTAAAAGATTAAGCCAAACCCATTTTAGGTccgcccatattattttttttatttttttaaaaaatatttatattatattattttaatatttaataattttatacctttttaattattgaaacttttatatagtcatctaaatattattttaatgtttacattagagtagtattatatatttagtatatgtttagttttttaatgtattctaaattacataatgtataaaaataaaatattataaaatattataaacttaaaatcaaacttaaaatcAGGGTGAGCTTGAGCTTTGAATGTTCAATCACAAGCCCagcccatattttaaacgggtctaatatttttatctaaacccTCCCAAATTTTGAACGGGCCTTCGGGCTCAGGCGGGTAACCCAACCCATAAACAACTCTAACTCATGGTCTCTAAAATTAAGAACCTAGACactctaaattaaatataaaaaaaattaacgtttaatagataaaatattatcaaataaaaatgaaatgttaaaaataaaataaacaaaaatactgTAATCTCTAACGCAacttaagtaaaaaattataattaaaatcaaattgtcaccatactaataaaaattaataataaaaataaaataaatcccaaTACAAAATAACTCATgaaagttgaaataaatttataatatattggTAATCTAAtttataatgtataaatttatttattcataatttatatgtttaaagtaaaaaattataattaaattaaatattattttttataaatactaaTTGCATCTAATTAAATTGGTTCGGTTCAACACAAATCATTCGTCGATAAATAGTATAACTCACatttatttgagaaattaagataaagaaaattgataaattaaaattagtattttatattatctatgtttctcttttttaaatctataaaaccaataatataatatagaataattatattaatcaattattaataatgtttatCTTAACTCTTAACtcttaaatataaaactatattcataataaagtattagtaaaataattattttattaataatatttttattatcaatataatagttattatcacttaataatagttattaataatataaagtattagtATTAATAATGTTTATCTTTTAAGTGAAATTTTGACTCATGTTCGAatgataagttatttttatctaattacttaatattttactattgaTTGTTTCTCCCCTTTTTACtttcattacttttaaaatattattttattctttcaattattttcaaaattaatacttttatggtaaattatatagattatcatttaatttttaaaaataaatttaaaaaaaaaccctaaaccctctCTACCCCCAAGAGTGCTTTGCTAAAAGTCCTGGAGAAGGCAGCAACTGCTGTGGCTTGGGATGGAGGAGAGCGGTGGCGACGGTCGAGAGGGGGGGAGGAGATTTCGCTTCTTGCAGAAGAATTAGTTATGCTATCAGTAAAGGGATCTAGGGTAGTGCCAAGTTCTAAACCTACATTGATATGTACGGTTTGGACCGGAAAACTATATAATCCAGAAGGTTTTAAGGCTCATATGAAAGGCATTTGGAAGACAAGGAAAAAGTTAGTGATCCAGGTGGTGGGTCAAAATCTATTCACGATAGTCTTTGAGTTAGCAGATGATTTGGAGTTGATTTTGGAGGGTAGGCCTTGGCTTTTCCGTAAAAGTGTTATTCTATTTGATAGATTAAGTCAGGCGATGGATAGAGATCAAATTAGGCTTACTTTATCACCattttggatgaaaattgattctaattttcCAGAATTTGATAAGAAAGATTTATTGCATGCAATTGGTGTCTCGTTTGGTGGGGTTCTCAGATATGAAATTAATGAAGATTTTTGTCGGCTCAGAGTTAACTTGGATGTCCAAAGACCACTCCGAAGAGGTATTTTTGTTTCTATGGATGCTGTTAATAAAGTGTGGGTCCCTTTTAAGTATGGAAATTTGCCGATGTTCTGCTTTGGATGTGGAAGAATGGGGCATGGGCTGAGTAATTGTATCCAGTTACCACCtgaaagaaaaagcaaaatcaGCGAGAATCCTCCTTTTTTGCTAGCTTTAAAAGCAGAATCAAAACTGTAATAACAGATTTTGCCCGGGCTTTAAAGGGCCCAATTTATAATCAACCTATGTGGCCTAATTAAAAACAAACTGAGGCCCAAACCGAATAGTGGCCCAAAACTGATCCAGGAAACCCTAGGTTTTCCAGGAAGCAACAGCGCCGCAACCGAGCTAAGGCCAAATCTCCCCGATCTTCACCTGCGAAACAAGGAAAGAAATCAAACAACATATGGAAAAAATCATAGATTGAGAATCAAAGATATATCTAGATTTATTCTTTCTTTGATTTGTTTTCATTCGACTATAAAAGGACATCAAATACATTGTAATAGGGATTGgaaaaatcgaataaaaattaAGGCTTTACTTTCGCAACACAGAGAGCATAGTCGATTAAAAGGTTGATATTTGCattgctatttttattttccgttatatatatatatattgctttttatttatgtaataatataaatataaagggAAGGAAAACACCTTTATTTGAGCCCTAACCACCGCGGACGGTCGAGGAAATCGTCACCGAGGACTGACGATTGGAAGCCGAAAGGTTTCTTTGCTTCTAGGGGCCCATTCGTCAATATTTCGCGAGATTTGAGCCCGGATCTAGGCTCAGGAGGTTAAGAAGGTTAAAAGGGGAATTTTCCTTTTCCGCCACCATGACGGTGGTACCGGCCCGAGATAGGTGGCCAAACACGGTGGTGGCGAAATCAGATGATCAATAGAGGTCTGAGGACTGAAGGGCTGAGAGGtttttttaaaggatttatttttttttaaagtaggttttgaaatgaaatttgggctttaattttggcttaaatagccaattgaaaacggcgccgttttgaggggaggatccgcgcgtcgacccgacccggacccaggatccgcgtgtttttatgcggaggggaaaattgcacttttagcccctccgcctttaaATGTCtttataattagtttttttttatttttttaaattcgccctgtaatttattttaatttcaatttaacccttcttGAACGAcacgttttagaggagaagggaaaatttcccttccagcccctctatgtaattcgctcgttcaatttggtcctccagactttatttatttgcggattcaCCCCTGTTTTTTTTACTTCTgacccaatttagtcctttctcatatttttcttaaaatcagtatttctaatattttttatgaaattattgttattattatatgtatatatataaatatgtttcttttgcatgtatttacactttagaaaactaatatttttagtatattttagacacatgttttattaattttgatattatcttaattattttaaacttatatattttcatggatgtatgtatatttttatttatttcagtaatttgtctattaatttatgtttacatattttttattatcttgtccatttatttgatattttgcaggccattattttatttatttgttcatatatttgcattatttctatgctatcgtagtatttattattgcattatatatttaatgtagcataacattacattttttactcgatttttaaaatcaaactttttcaaaatggatattcttttaattaaaataaaagctcattattgggaattcaacacgttgtgtcctaacgtatttgatgtgacgcattgatttctcgaaatgaagatttttttaaaaaatcataaaggaaattttccgagtttgggattataaaggaattgtaccctaacgtattg from Gossypium raimondii isolate GPD5lz chromosome 1, ASM2569854v1, whole genome shotgun sequence harbors:
- the LOC128041081 gene encoding uncharacterized protein LOC128041081, with protein sequence MLSVKGSRVVPSSKPTLICTVWTGKLYNPEGFKAHMKGIWKTRKKLVIQVVGQNLFTIVFELADDLELILEGRPWLFRKSVILFDRLSQAMDRDQIRLTLSPFWMKIDSNFPEFDKKDLLHAIGVSFGGVLRYEINEDFCRLRVNLDVQRPLRRGIFVSMDAVNKVWVPFKYGNLPMFCFGCGRMGHGLSNCIQLPPERKSKISENPPFLLALKAESKL